A part of Salmo trutta chromosome 15, fSalTru1.1, whole genome shotgun sequence genomic DNA contains:
- the LOC115149225 gene encoding probable palmitoyltransferase ZDHHC8: MPTSGDERIKASAFIPVSTAAVLLVGSTTLFFVFTCPWLAVTVSIYVPPCSAILFFLVLANFTMATFMDAGVLPMANEDEDKDDDLRAPLYKNVDVKGVQVRLKWCASCHFYRPPRCSHCSVCDHCVEDFDHHCPWVNNCIGRRNYRYFFLFLLSLTMHMVGVFSGGLLYILHHQEDLWKLHCTVILVVMSVSGLFFIPVLGLTGFHLYLVSRGRTTNEQVTGKFQGGVNPFTQGCCGNLEYLICSPISPKYTARPIRKSTVRIMPPFLRPETNRQIPIIRVRDNGVQCHDLQSKRPSADGMDEPDIKRLNTPPSLHPKPDPNLLKSHLATLEVPESSLHPKPLIPPPGQILQQLRPAPQSPTKPTPPLSVQQVAPEQQGGSSRGHYLSSEPILARVDQQLAFQSGPMSAPHQLNSLTLNSRFLTHKHAYRHGNKLPALHSEGLISHQVSPGRFPPHNPLSSRSSLSYSNLVNPGDPNYLPQRGGPPLHYHPHFLTLGPDGNVLQGSPSHAYSAVFMGVSRQSPQTRDTLPRDPSLRDLTPQALTPQALMHRDLSPQTLIHQEASPVRYDNLSKTIMASIKERREMEAKDRMLRMQARSQALYGCPDMGVYDIPSRRSLPADSMRPPGSRAPTPPSYGSREFMMSTGILGYGGTRSPLSSASSSSLTRAPRTSSSPLQSSSSLQSKGRSPSPSYLPPDRQAKPSPSSSTLPHTPSSSSAPYVPPKRPSLICAMEGKDSAPLAFSK; encoded by the exons ATGCCCACCAGCGGCGATGAGAGAATTAAAGCCAGCGCGTTTATTCCAGTGTCCACCGCTGCCGTACTCCTCGTTGGGTCCACCACTTTATTCTTCGTATTTAC GTGCCCGTGGCTGGCAGTGACTGTGTCAATCTACGTACCACCATGCAGTGCCATCCTGTTCTTCCTTGTCTTGGCCAACTTCACCATGGCAACCTTTATGGATGCAGGCGTTCTCCCCATGG ctaATGAGGACGAGGACAAGGACGATGACCTCCGCGCTCCGCTCTACAAGAATGTGGACGTGAAGGGTGTCCAGGTCAGGCTGAAGTGGTGTGCCTCTTGCCACTTCTACAGACCTCCACGATGCTCCCACTGCAGTGTCTGTGACCACTGTGtagag GACTTTGACCACCACTGTCCCTGGGTGAACAACTGTATCGGGAGGCGGAACTACCGCTACTTCTTCCTGTTTCTGCTGTCACTCACGATGCACATGGTGGGCGTGTTCTCCGGTGGCCTGCTCTACATTCTACACCATCAGGAAGACCTGTGGAAGCTGCACTGTACTGTCAT CTTGGTGGTGATGAGTGTATCAGGCCTGTTCTTCATTCCTGTCCTGGGCCTCACAGGGTTCCACCTCTATCTGGTGTCTAGGGGCAGAACCACCAACGAACAG GTTACTGGGAAGTTTCAAGGAGGGGTCAACCCTTTCACTCAAGGTTGCTGTGGCAACTTGGAGTATCTCatatgtagtcccatctctccaaA GTATACAGCGAGGCCCATTAGGAAATCAACAGTTCGCATCATGCCTCCTTTCCTGAGACCAGAGACTAACAGACAGATCCCAATTATTAGGGTCAGGGATAACGGCGTCCAGTGTCATGATCTCCAAAGTAAA CGCCCGTCCGCTGACGGTATGGACGAGCCAGATATTAAACGTCTGAACACCCCACCCTCGCTGCACCCCAAACCAGATCCCAACCTGCTGAAGAGCCACCTAGCAACCCTAGAGG TTCCAGAGAGTAGTCTTCATCCCAAACCATTGATCCCTCCCCCTGGGCAGATCCTGCAGCAGCTCAGGCCAGCACCGCAGTCCCCCACCAAGCCAACACCCCCCTTATCTGTCCAACAG GTGGCACCAGAGCAACAGGGGGGCAGCAGCAGAGGTCATTACTTGTCATCAGAACCCATCCTGGCCAGAGTGGACCAGCAGCTAGCCTTCCAGTCGGGTCCCATGTCCGCTCCGCACCAGCTCAACTCTCTCACCCTTAACTCCCGCTTCCTCACCCATAAACACGCCTATCGACATGGAAACAAGCTGCCGGCCTTGCACTCAGAGGGTCTGATCTCCCACCAGGTGTCTCCAGGCAGGTTCCCCCCTCACAACCCCCTGTCCAGCCGCAGCAGCCTCTCCTACAGCAACCTGGTGAACCCAGGTGACCCTAACTACCTGCCCCAGCGAGGGGGACCGCCACTTCACTACCACCCCCACTTTTTGACCCTGGGCCCTGATGGCAATGTGCTGCAGGGGTCCCCTTCACATGCCTACAGCGCCGTGTTCATGGGGGTCAGCAGACAATCTCCCCAGACAAGGGACACCTTACCCAGGGACCCCTCTCTACGGGACCTCACCCCTCAGGCCCTCACCCCTCAGGCCCTGATGCACAGGGACCTCTCCCCACAGACCTTGATCCATCAGGAGGCCTCTCCGGTCCGCTACGATAACCTCTCCAAGACCATCATGGCCTCCATCAAGGAGCGGCGGGAGATGGAGGCGAAGGACAGGATGCTGCGGATGCAGGCCAGGTCCCAGGCCCTGTATGGCTGCCCAGACATGGGGGTCTACGACATCCCCAGTAGACGCAGCCTCCCTGCAGACAGCATGCGCCCCCCAGGTTCCCGCGCCCCCACCCCGCCCTCATACGGCTCTAGGGAGTTCATGATGAGCACTGGTATTTTGGGGTACGGAGGTACGAGGTCACCCCTCTCCAGCGCCTCATCATCCTCTCTGACCCGAGCCCCCAGGACTTCCAGCTCCCCCCTGCAGAGcagcagtagcctacagagtaagGGTCGTTCCCCCTCCCCATCTTACCTCCCCCCAGACAGGCAGGCCAagccctcaccctcctcctccaccctgccccacaccccctcctcttcctctgcccCATACGTCCCCCCAAAACGCCCCTCACTCATATGCGCCATGGAGGGCAAGGACTCAGCACCCCTGGCTTTCTCCAAATAG
- the LOC115148251 gene encoding rhodopsin-like produces the protein MDEKDWIEALIRGLMCLVGILGNNWLGLRSLPGPKSHLRTNELLFINLAVSNLITNYLVDLPDTMADFAGRWFLGEAYCGVFRFCSDLSETSSIFSTLFISVFWYQKLVGSLKRGGAPVQLDSLRLVAYLLAGSWTVAGVFSVPHFFFVQVDSGNESHKDCIEVFPSQTARQTYETLYLTLANALPIAGIVFSSIQIVITLLRNQMRIKGLTSDHHKGTDNALPNKREKMDTSDKEADLPIVASPDFPQSSRNQRISDIRPNLPGVSCSVLPCAGPSVVHSSISSPLYQVEVGDCRVRASPDLQRTSQPPAKLSPGSGTQVRAAKSVVAVTTVFVVCWVTHLLLRISSNIHTSSVVVEVASYIASSYTCIIPYIFLYGVKKLSCSCRR, from the exons ATGGATGAAAAGGATTGGATCGAAGCCTTAATACGAGGGCTGATGTGCCTAGTAGGGATCCTGGGGAACAACTGGCTGGGTCTCCGCTCTCTCCCTGGACCTAAGTCCCATCTCCGCACCAACGAGCTcctcttcatcaacctggccgtCTCCAACCTCATCACCAACTACCTGGTGGACCTCCCCGATACCATGGCTGACTTTGCTGGCCGCTGGTTCCTGGGGGAAGCCTACTGCGGTGTGTTCCGGTTCTGCTCGGACCTGTCGGAGACCAGCAGTATCTTCTCCACCTTGTTTATTAGTGTGTTCTGGTACCAGAAGCTGGTGGGCTCTCTGAAACGTGGAGGAGCTCCGGTCCAGCTGGATAGCCTCCGTCTCGTAGCCTATCTCCTGGCTGGCAGCTGGACAGTGGCTGGGGTCTTCAGTGTTCCACACTTCTTCTTTGTCCAGGTGGACAGTGGGAATGAGAGCCACAAGGACTGTATAGAAGTATTTCCCTCCCAAACTGCAAGGCAGACCTATGAGACGTTGTATCTGACCCTCGCTAACGCCCTCCCCATCGCTGGTATAGTGTTCTCCAGCATCCAGATTGTGATCACTCTGCTAAGGAACCAGATGCGTATCAAGGGCCTGACTTCTGACCATCACAAGGGGACAGATAATGCTCTACCTAACAAGCGGGAGAAGATGGAT ACATCTGATAAAGAGGCAGATTTACCAATAGTTGCTTCTCCAGATTTCCCTCAGAGTTCTAGAAACCAGAGGATTTCAGACATCCGCCCCAACCTGCCTGGTGTCTCCTGCTCTGTCCTACCTTGTGCAGGACCCTCTGTTGTACACAGCTCAATCAGTTCCCCCCTCTATCAGGTTGAGGTTGGTGACTGCAGAGTCAGAGCTTCACCCGATCTCCAGAGGACCTCCCAGCCTCCAGCTAAGCTCAGCCCAGGCTCAGGCACTCAGGTGAGGGCAGCCAAGAGCGTGGTGGCTGTGACCACTGTGTTTGTGGTGTGCTGGGTGACCCACCTCTTACTGAGGATATCCAGCAACATCCACACGTCCTCCGTAGTGGTGGAGGTGGCCAGCTACATCGCATCCTCTTACACCTGCATCATACCTTACATCTTCCTCTATGGAGTAAAGAAACTGTCTTGCTCCTGCAGAAGGTAG